In the genome of Primulina tabacum isolate GXHZ01 chromosome 13, ASM2559414v2, whole genome shotgun sequence, the window GATCGTATTGGAGCTGTGGGCTTTTCAAGCCATAGCTCGCCCGATTCCTTATGGACTTATGGCTGAAAGATATGATAAATGGATTAAACAATATGGACGTGTGTATAATGATGATGCTGAGAAGGCGATGAGATTCAAAATATTCAAGGAGAATCTGGAATATATTGAATCTTTCAATGAAGCAGGGACTCGGCCTTACAAGCTAGCTGTAAACCAGTTTGCTGATTTAACAAAACAGGAGTTTTTAGCATCCTACACAGGATACAAAAAGGGCTCTCGTCCAAAGACAATTAAGGCTACATCATTCAGATACGAGAACGTAACATCAGTACCAACGAGCATGGACTGGAGAGATAAGGGAGCTGTCACAGGTGTTAAGGACCAAGGCAACTGTGgtaagaaaaataaaagtgcATATGGGGGTGGGGTGGGGTGGGTGTGTTgggttttgtgtgtgtgtgtgtgtaataattatttaacaattcTTCTTGTCCCAATTGTAATCAATGGTACtcagaatttatttttcataaataaaacaatAGGAAGTTGCTGGGCTTTCTCAGCAGTTGCAGCCATGGAAGGTATCCACCAACTCAAAGCAGGAAAACTGGTTTCCTTATCCGAGCAAGCACTAATGGATTGTGACAGAGCAGATGAAGACCAAGGTTGTAAAGGCGGTTTCATGGAGACGGCATTTAAGTTCATCCTCGAAAACAAAGGACTCACAACCGAAGCAAACTATCCGTACCAAGGAGTTGATGGAACCTGCAATTCAAAAAAGGCAGCCTCCCATGTTGTCCAGATTAAAGGTTACGAAAAGGTCCCAAAAAACAGCGAGTCCTCATTGCTGAAAGCTGTGGCTAACCAACCAGTATCTGTTGGCATAGAAGCTAATGGAGATTTCCAGTTCTACTCTAGTGGAGTTTTTACTGGATTTTGTGGAACTTCGCTAAATCATGGTGTTGCTGCGGTTGGTTATGGTGTATCTGATAATGGAACCAAGTATTGGTTGGTCAAGAATTCGTGGGGAACAGAATGGGGTGAGAAAGGATACATTAAGATGCAAAGGGATACCCATGCTAAAGAAGGGCTATGTGGGATTGCCACGGAAGCTTGTTATCCAACAGCTTAAAGGTTTTGAAACTTACAATAAAGCTGTACAAGGTTTTACCCTgtcattataatatatatatgaagatatccttaaaataaataattgtatgCCTCAAGAAACGTATACCCGTTTCTCACGACGTCAATCACACTGTATAGCAGAGGCTCGAAACAACATACAATATCTTAGACAAATAAAGAACTATAATTACCGATTAGCTGAATGATAGTGAGTGAACGAATCAACCAGGAAAGTGTTGTTGATTCACAGCATCAACTTCTTAGCATTCACTTTCTTGGAGCTTC includes:
- the LOC142522800 gene encoding senescence-specific cysteine protease SAG39-like — protein: MALTPFLKVFFAALIVLELWAFQAIARPIPYGLMAERYDKWIKQYGRVYNDDAEKAMRFKIFKENLEYIESFNEAGTRPYKLAVNQFADLTKQEFLASYTGYKKGSRPKTIKATSFRYENVTSVPTSMDWRDKGAVTGVKDQGNCGSCWAFSAVAAMEGIHQLKAGKLVSLSEQALMDCDRADEDQGCKGGFMETAFKFILENKGLTTEANYPYQGVDGTCNSKKAASHVVQIKGYEKVPKNSESSLLKAVANQPVSVGIEANGDFQFYSSGVFTGFCGTSLNHGVAAVGYGVSDNGTKYWLVKNSWGTEWGEKGYIKMQRDTHAKEGLCGIATEACYPTA